A single genomic interval of Koleobacter methoxysyntrophicus harbors:
- the ptb gene encoding phosphate butyryltransferase — protein sequence MNVSSFKDILRYVQQNKPKKIAIAAAQDTDVLEAVIKAKNLGIAEAILVGDWKKIKEILHLLEIKKDIFQVIDIKGTKEAAQKAVSLVRNMEADILMKGLIPTSELLKAVLDKENGLRGNNLLSHVAVFEFEQYNRLFILSDAAMNIAPNLEEKRQIIENAVFVARAIGIELPKVAVLSAVELVNPAINSTLDAANLSKMAERGQIKNAIIDGPLALDNAVSEKAAAHKGIHSPVAGKADVLIVPNIEAGNVLYKSFVYFAHAKSAGILAGAKAPVVLTSRSDSAETKINSISLSILMSNLNGSVKQIMKNDN from the coding sequence ATGAATGTTAGCAGTTTCAAAGATATTCTTAGATATGTTCAACAGAATAAACCTAAAAAGATTGCTATTGCTGCAGCTCAAGATACTGATGTATTAGAGGCTGTAATTAAAGCTAAAAACTTAGGCATTGCGGAAGCGATCCTTGTGGGCGATTGGAAGAAGATAAAGGAGATACTGCACTTATTGGAAATTAAAAAAGATATTTTTCAAGTTATCGATATAAAGGGTACGAAAGAAGCTGCCCAAAAAGCTGTATCCCTTGTCAGAAATATGGAAGCGGATATATTAATGAAAGGTTTGATACCAACATCGGAACTTCTAAAAGCTGTTTTGGACAAAGAAAACGGATTAAGGGGGAATAATTTATTAAGTCATGTTGCCGTCTTTGAGTTTGAGCAATATAATAGACTTTTCATTTTATCCGATGCAGCCATGAATATTGCACCTAATTTAGAGGAAAAAAGACAGATTATTGAAAATGCTGTTTTTGTTGCCAGAGCTATCGGTATAGAGCTGCCAAAAGTTGCAGTTTTATCTGCTGTCGAATTAGTTAATCCTGCTATAAATTCCACCTTAGATGCTGCTAATTTGTCGAAGATGGCAGAAAGGGGACAGATTAAAAATGCAATTATCGATGGTCCTCTAGCCTTGGATAATGCGGTTTCAGAAAAGGCTGCCGCTCACAAAGGTATACACAGCCCTGTTGCCGGAAAAGCAGATGTACTGATAGTACCTAATATCGAAGCGGGAAATGTACTCTATAAATCCTTTGTATATTTTGCTCATGCTAAGAGTGCAGGTATTCTTGCAGGGGCAAAGGCTCCTGTTGTCCTTACATCAAGGTCAGATTCAGCTGAAACTAAAATCAATTCTATATCATTGAGTATCTTAATGTCAAACTTAAATGGTAGTGTCAAACAAATAATGAAAAATGATAATTAA
- a CDS encoding Glu/Leu/Phe/Val family dehydrogenase, with protein sequence MEIFKYMEDYDYEQLVFCHDSVSGLKAIIAIHDTTLGPALGGTRMWTYSTEDEAIIDALRLARGMTYKNAAMGLNLGGGKTVIIGNPKKDKSEELFRAFGRYVQSLGGRYITAEDVGITVDDMEIVKQETDYVVGLRGKSGDPSPVTAYGVYHGMKACAREVYGNESLKGKVIAVQGLGHVGSALCKFLYDEGARLIVTDIFEENVKNVVKEFAAEYVEPDKIYEIKCNIFSPCALGAVINDITIPKLKCDIIAGSANNQLKEPKHGDILMQKGILYAPDYVINGGGVINVAEELTGCYERERALAKVSKIYDKILKVIEISKKENIPTYIAADRMAEERIEKMGKIRSNYIRK encoded by the coding sequence ATGGAAATATTTAAGTATATGGAGGATTATGATTATGAACAGTTGGTTTTTTGTCATGACTCCGTATCAGGTCTAAAGGCTATAATAGCCATTCATGATACCACCTTAGGACCGGCCCTAGGGGGTACAAGGATGTGGACATATAGTACAGAAGATGAAGCAATAATTGATGCATTGAGATTAGCAAGGGGAATGACATATAAAAATGCTGCAATGGGGTTGAACCTCGGAGGAGGAAAAACCGTAATAATAGGAAATCCTAAAAAGGATAAAAGTGAGGAACTATTTAGAGCCTTTGGCCGGTATGTCCAAAGCCTTGGAGGAAGGTATATTACGGCCGAAGATGTAGGAATAACTGTTGACGATATGGAAATTGTTAAGCAGGAAACCGATTATGTTGTTGGCCTCAGAGGAAAAAGCGGAGACCCATCTCCCGTAACTGCATATGGTGTATATCATGGAATGAAGGCCTGTGCTAGGGAAGTCTACGGAAATGAGTCACTAAAGGGGAAGGTCATAGCAGTTCAAGGGTTAGGGCATGTGGGGTCTGCCCTTTGTAAATTCCTGTATGATGAGGGTGCTAGGCTAATTGTAACGGATATTTTTGAAGAAAATGTCAAAAATGTGGTGAAGGAATTTGCAGCTGAATATGTTGAACCTGATAAAATATATGAAATAAAATGTAATATTTTTTCTCCGTGTGCCCTTGGTGCTGTTATAAACGATATTACGATACCAAAGCTCAAGTGTGATATAATAGCTGGCTCTGCCAACAACCAATTAAAAGAACCCAAACACGGTGATATTTTAATGCAAAAGGGTATTTTATATGCACCCGATTATGTAATTAATGGCGGTGGCGTCATTAATGTAGCCGAAGAGCTTACCGGATGTTATGAAAGGGAACGAGCACTTGCCAAAGTTTCTAAAATATATGATAAGATATTAAAAGTAATCGAAATATCAAAGAAGGAAAACATACCAACATATATTGCTGCTGATAGAATGGCCGAAGAACGAATTGAAAAGATGGGAAAAATTAGAAGTAATTATATAAGGAAATAA
- the buk gene encoding butyrate kinase: MPKTIRILAINPGSTSTKIALFHNEKEIFQETIRHSPAELKPYPKIIDQYIFRKETILKILDKKEINVRKLNAVVGRGGLLKPISGGTYIVNEKMVNDLKQGLYGEHASNLGGLLAFEISRNLDIPAFIVDPVVVDEMEPIAKISGTPEIERKSIFHALNQKAMARRAAGDLGKKYEEINVVVVHLGGGISVGAHKKGKVIDVNNALDGDGPFSPERSGGLPFGALMKMCYNGKYSYDELRRKLIGRGGLVAYLGTNDGREVKKRIDAGDEQAELIYKAMAYQVGKEIGSQCAVLKGDIDAIVLTGGLAYDNMFIDWIKEMVSFMAPVMVYPGEDELLALAHGALRVIIGGEKAKTYE; this comes from the coding sequence ATGCCCAAAACAATTCGTATATTAGCTATAAATCCAGGTTCAACTTCAACAAAAATTGCTTTGTTTCATAATGAAAAAGAAATCTTTCAAGAGACAATCCGCCACAGCCCTGCGGAACTAAAACCATACCCTAAAATAATCGACCAGTATATTTTCAGGAAAGAAACAATTCTAAAAATATTGGATAAGAAGGAAATAAATGTAAGGAAATTAAATGCAGTTGTTGGAAGAGGCGGGTTGCTAAAACCTATATCTGGAGGAACCTATATTGTAAATGAAAAGATGGTAAATGACCTAAAACAGGGGTTATATGGAGAACATGCATCCAATCTCGGAGGCCTTTTAGCATTTGAAATATCCAGAAATTTAGATATTCCTGCCTTTATTGTAGATCCAGTAGTTGTAGATGAAATGGAGCCTATAGCGAAGATTTCGGGCACCCCGGAAATTGAAAGAAAAAGCATCTTCCATGCATTAAATCAAAAAGCCATGGCTAGAAGAGCCGCCGGTGATTTAGGCAAGAAATATGAGGAGATAAATGTGGTAGTAGTCCATCTAGGTGGTGGTATCTCAGTAGGTGCCCATAAAAAAGGGAAAGTTATTGATGTAAATAATGCATTAGATGGTGATGGGCCATTTTCTCCAGAAAGATCAGGGGGGCTGCCTTTTGGAGCTCTAATGAAAATGTGTTATAATGGGAAGTACTCCTATGATGAGCTTAGGAGGAAATTAATAGGAAGAGGTGGCTTAGTAGCATATTTAGGAACGAATGATGGCAGGGAAGTAAAAAAACGCATAGATGCAGGGGATGAGCAGGCTGAACTGATCTACAAGGCTATGGCATACCAGGTCGGGAAAGAAATCGGTAGCCAGTGTGCAGTATTAAAAGGTGATATTGATGCTATAGTTTTAACAGGAGGCCTCGCCTATGATAATATGTTCATTGATTGGATTAAAGAGATGGTGAGTTTTATGGCCCCTGTAATGGTTTATCCTGGTGAAGATGAGTTACTAGCCCTGGCTCACGGTGCTTTAAGGGTTATCATAGGCGGAGAAAAAGCGAAAACCTATGAATAA
- a CDS encoding 4Fe-4S binding protein has product MEKVVFDVERCKGCELCTRVCPVNIVIMDKSRINSQGFHPAAVVDEEKCISCGNCARTCPDIVISVYK; this is encoded by the coding sequence TTGGAAAAGGTAGTTTTTGATGTAGAAAGGTGTAAGGGTTGTGAGTTATGTACCAGGGTTTGTCCTGTAAATATTGTAATAATGGATAAATCTAGAATAAACTCCCAGGGATTTCATCCAGCTGCAGTTGTTGACGAGGAGAAATGTATATCCTGCGGCAATTGTGCACGGACATGCCCTGACATAGTAATTTCTGTATATAAATAA
- a CDS encoding 3-methyl-2-oxobutanoate dehydrogenase subunit VorB, which translates to MEKVLMKGNEAIGEAAIRAGCKCFFGYPITPQSELPAYLAKKLPKIEGGVFLQAESEVAAINMVYGAAGAGARVMTSSSSPGISLKQEGISYIAGAELPCVIINIVRGGPGLGDIQPAQSDYFQATKGGGHGDYKLIVLAPSSIQEIADLVMDAFDLADRYRNPVMVMGDGALGQMMEPVAFKEPSAVELPPKDWATTGMKGRKPNLINSLYLDPEKLEKHNLKLQAKYKEIQEKEVRYETKYCEDAELVIVAYGTTARIAETAIRQGRAEGIKVGLIRPITLWPFPTKPFEEVINSVKQFLTIEMNLGQMLEDVKLAVNGRKPVHFYGRTGGMVPTPSEILTQIKKLAGGE; encoded by the coding sequence GTGGAAAAGGTTTTAATGAAGGGCAATGAAGCTATAGGCGAAGCAGCTATAAGGGCTGGTTGCAAATGCTTTTTTGGGTATCCCATAACCCCCCAGAGCGAGTTACCGGCTTATTTAGCCAAGAAATTACCTAAAATAGAGGGCGGGGTATTTCTTCAGGCTGAGAGTGAGGTTGCGGCAATCAATATGGTTTATGGGGCTGCAGGAGCGGGAGCCAGAGTTATGACTTCTTCCTCAAGCCCGGGTATTAGCCTAAAACAGGAAGGAATTTCATATATTGCAGGTGCCGAACTTCCTTGTGTGATTATAAATATTGTAAGGGGAGGACCAGGATTAGGAGATATACAGCCTGCCCAATCGGATTACTTTCAGGCTACAAAAGGCGGAGGTCATGGAGATTATAAATTAATCGTTTTAGCGCCTTCTTCCATCCAGGAAATTGCTGATCTGGTTATGGATGCCTTTGATTTAGCCGATAGATATAGAAATCCCGTTATGGTTATGGGTGATGGGGCCCTAGGCCAAATGATGGAACCGGTTGCATTTAAGGAACCTTCTGCTGTCGAGTTACCTCCAAAGGACTGGGCTACTACGGGTATGAAGGGGAGAAAACCTAATTTAATAAATTCCCTATATTTAGATCCGGAAAAATTAGAAAAACATAATCTGAAACTTCAGGCAAAATATAAAGAAATCCAGGAAAAGGAAGTTCGATATGAAACCAAATATTGTGAAGATGCGGAGCTGGTTATTGTTGCTTACGGAACAACGGCACGGATTGCGGAAACTGCTATTAGGCAGGGGAGGGCTGAAGGAATAAAGGTTGGCCTTATAAGACCGATTACATTATGGCCTTTCCCTACTAAACCTTTCGAAGAGGTAATCAATTCGGTAAAGCAATTTCTAACTATAGAAATGAATCTAGGACAAATGCTTGAGGATGTTAAATTAGCTGTAAATGGAAGAAAACCTGTGCACTTTTACGGGCGGACGGGTGGAATGGTGCCAACACCAAGTGAAATATTGACACAAATCAAGAAACTGGCAGGGGGTGAATAA
- a CDS encoding thiamine pyrophosphate-dependent enzyme — MENRKVIFERPRSMTEARTHYCPGCTHGIIHRLIAETIDELDIQDKVIGIAPVGCSVLAYNYFNFDMQQAAHGRAPAVATGIKRVLPDNIVFSYQGDGDLASIGTAEIVHAAARGENITVIFINNAIYGMTGGQMAPTSLVGQKTQTSPYGRDAKLAGYPIKMCEMLSALNGPAYLARVSVHDVKNINKAKRAIKTAFETQMKNKGFSLVEVLSSCPTNWGMHPIEALKWLEENMIPYYPLGEYKTLEEVK; from the coding sequence ATGGAAAATAGAAAGGTAATTTTCGAAAGACCCCGCTCAATGACAGAAGCAAGGACCCATTATTGCCCCGGATGTACCCATGGAATCATCCACAGGTTGATAGCAGAAACAATCGATGAATTGGATATACAAGACAAGGTTATCGGAATTGCACCTGTAGGTTGTTCAGTGCTGGCGTACAATTATTTCAATTTTGATATGCAACAAGCTGCCCACGGGAGAGCTCCGGCCGTTGCCACGGGAATAAAACGTGTTCTTCCCGATAATATCGTGTTTTCGTATCAGGGAGACGGAGACCTTGCTTCAATAGGTACAGCTGAGATCGTCCATGCAGCAGCCAGGGGTGAAAATATTACCGTAATTTTCATTAATAATGCAATTTACGGTATGACAGGAGGACAAATGGCCCCAACATCTTTAGTTGGCCAAAAGACTCAAACATCCCCTTATGGTAGAGATGCAAAGCTTGCCGGTTATCCTATTAAGATGTGTGAAATGTTATCAGCCCTTAATGGGCCTGCCTATTTGGCTCGGGTATCTGTTCACGATGTCAAGAATATCAACAAAGCGAAAAGGGCGATTAAAACGGCTTTTGAAACCCAAATGAAGAATAAAGGTTTTTCGCTGGTTGAAGTGCTATCTTCATGTCCTACAAACTGGGGAATGCACCCAATAGAAGCCCTAAAGTGGTTGGAAGAAAACATGATCCCTTATTATCCTTTAGGTGAATACAAGACCCTAGAGGAGGTGAAGTAA
- a CDS encoding 2-oxoacid:acceptor oxidoreductase family protein, protein MHFEIIMAGFGGQGIMLMGQLLAYAGMLEGKEVSWLPSYGPEMRGGTANCTVIVSTDKVGSPIVSKPNVIIVMNRPSLDKFEPVVRENGLLIYNSSLIDRRPKRNDLQLIAVPANEIANELGNSKIANMVALGAFIGKTKAVNIESVIESLKKVLSPEKSDLIALNKQALEKGKTLVE, encoded by the coding sequence ATGCACTTTGAGATAATTATGGCAGGGTTCGGAGGCCAAGGGATAATGTTAATGGGGCAGCTGTTAGCATATGCGGGAATGTTGGAAGGGAAGGAAGTATCGTGGCTGCCATCATATGGCCCTGAGATGAGAGGCGGAACGGCTAACTGTACCGTTATAGTCTCAACAGATAAGGTTGGTTCTCCCATCGTATCTAAGCCAAATGTAATAATTGTAATGAATAGACCATCTCTAGATAAATTTGAACCTGTAGTTCGGGAAAACGGTTTACTAATATATAATTCTTCCCTTATAGACAGGAGACCTAAAAGAAATGACCTTCAGTTAATAGCTGTACCGGCTAATGAAATAGCCAATGAACTGGGAAATAGCAAAATTGCTAATATGGTTGCTCTTGGAGCATTTATTGGAAAAACCAAAGCTGTTAACATTGAATCTGTTATAGAATCCCTTAAAAAGGTGTTATCACCGGAAAAGAGTGATTTAATTGCTTTAAATAAACAAGCCCTTGAAAAAGGCAAAACTTTAGTTGAGTAA
- a CDS encoding DUF3866 family protein — translation MIDIKKGTVIEIKEIRDGVEEILVDIDGIKEKAINYINLTGRIKKGDIVYLNTTAGNLKLGTGGYHFVMINCNKNSITSDKEGHIMKMRYTPFQIKCFCVEEQQSPYHNMFLNDLDLDGLPVIICELHSMVPCAAASVKINTGNNVKIAYIMTDGGCLPISFSKLVDCLKKSNLIDYTITIGHAFGGDYEAVNIYTGLIAAKYVIESDIVITAMGPGIVGTGTKYGFTGIEQGEIINAVGILKGIPIAIPRISFSDKRDRHIGVSHHTLTILKKIALLPAIVPLHRYSSEKLDLILSQFRKEEILNKHRIRIKDGWPGVTYVKNIDFLQVTTMGRSINDDPEFFLTSSAAGIVASEFLKSK, via the coding sequence ATGATAGATATAAAAAAAGGAACAGTTATCGAGATTAAAGAGATCCGGGATGGTGTAGAGGAAATTCTGGTTGATATTGATGGTATCAAAGAGAAAGCTATAAATTATATAAACCTTACCGGAAGGATTAAAAAAGGGGATATCGTTTACTTGAACACAACGGCAGGAAATTTGAAGTTAGGCACAGGAGGATATCATTTTGTAATGATAAACTGCAATAAAAATTCTATAACTTCGGATAAAGAAGGCCACATCATGAAAATGAGGTATACCCCTTTTCAAATAAAGTGCTTCTGTGTTGAGGAACAACAAAGCCCATACCATAATATGTTCTTAAATGATTTAGATCTTGATGGTTTGCCTGTAATTATATGTGAACTGCATAGCATGGTACCATGTGCTGCTGCTTCCGTTAAAATAAATACAGGCAATAACGTAAAAATTGCTTATATAATGACTGATGGAGGTTGTTTACCCATTAGCTTCAGCAAGTTAGTAGATTGTCTGAAAAAAAGTAATTTAATAGATTATACAATAACTATCGGTCATGCATTTGGAGGAGATTATGAAGCTGTAAATATATACACCGGCCTAATAGCGGCAAAATATGTAATAGAAAGCGATATTGTAATAACTGCTATGGGGCCGGGAATAGTAGGGACAGGCACAAAATATGGTTTTACAGGAATAGAACAGGGAGAAATAATAAATGCTGTAGGAATTCTTAAAGGTATACCCATCGCTATTCCGAGAATTAGCTTTTCCGATAAAAGGGATAGACATATAGGGGTTAGTCATCATACATTAACTATTTTAAAGAAAATAGCCCTGTTACCTGCCATAGTACCTTTACACAGATACTCTTCCGAAAAACTCGATTTGATTTTGAGTCAATTTAGAAAAGAGGAGATTTTAAACAAACATAGAATTAGAATTAAAGATGGCTGGCCGGGGGTAACATATGTCAAGAATATTGATTTTTTGCAAGTCACTACTATGGGCCGAAGTATAAACGATGATCCTGAATTTTTTTTAACAAGTAGTGCTGCAGGTATTGTCGCATCGGAATTTTTAAAAAGCAAGTAA
- a CDS encoding NUDIX hydrolase, with protein sequence MELEEKTLMAKQIFKGKIINVRVDDVILPDGRTATREIVEHSGAVAIIPLTYENNIIFVQQYRKPVEEEILEIPAGKLEEGENPFKCAERELKEETGYVADNINYITKFYSSPGFSNEVIHLFLARDIREVEVGGTPEPDEFLRIKKVHIKDAFEMVLAGEIKDGKTIIGVLIAEALLNKKD encoded by the coding sequence ATGGAATTAGAAGAAAAGACCCTAATGGCAAAACAGATATTTAAAGGAAAAATTATTAATGTTAGAGTTGATGATGTTATTCTTCCGGACGGAAGAACTGCAACAAGGGAAATAGTGGAACATTCGGGAGCAGTTGCTATTATTCCTTTGACTTATGAAAATAATATTATATTTGTTCAACAATACCGGAAACCGGTTGAAGAAGAGATTTTGGAAATTCCTGCAGGTAAACTGGAAGAAGGTGAAAATCCATTTAAGTGTGCCGAAAGGGAATTAAAAGAAGAAACAGGATATGTAGCAGATAATATAAACTATATAACAAAATTCTATAGCAGTCCGGGGTTTTCTAATGAAGTCATTCATTTATTTTTAGCAAGAGATATCAGAGAGGTAGAAGTTGGAGGCACCCCTGAACCCGACGAATTTTTGCGAATAAAAAAAGTACATATAAAAGATGCCTTTGAAATGGTTTTAGCAGGAGAAATAAAAGATGGGAAAACCATTATCGGAGTGCTAATAGCTGAAGCATTACTTAACAAAAAGGATTGA
- a CDS encoding endonuclease Q family protein: MKQYFSDLHIHIGRAKGLPVKITGAKNLTFKNIVEESITRKGLDIIGIIDSGSPLVLQEINEMLEKGELEELRDGGLLYKDKITVILGSEVETIEDGGGRAHSLCYFPYLEQMRIFSKEMTHYIKNINLSSQLCYMNARTLLSIVEKIGGILIPAHAFTPHKSFYGSVCNRLSEIFPEDMFKKIPAIELGLSADSDFASRIFELKEKAFLSNSDAHSLSKIAREYNIFRMKSPTFRELVLAMKRENGREIKANYGLDPRLGKYHRTRCMECSYVSKEEPPVLICPKCGGENVVLGVLDRITIIQDSPDGLPERKNSYFYQIPLEFIPNIGPKTIRILLDNFGSEMNILHKVSERELEKVLGRSLAEKIVYAREGKLDIIPGGGGIYGKISI; the protein is encoded by the coding sequence ATGAAACAATATTTTTCAGATTTACATATTCATATTGGTAGAGCAAAAGGATTACCCGTAAAGATTACTGGTGCCAAAAATCTGACTTTTAAAAACATTGTGGAAGAATCAATTACAAGAAAAGGTCTTGACATAATAGGTATAATCGATTCAGGCTCTCCTCTTGTTTTACAAGAAATAAACGAAATGCTTGAAAAGGGCGAACTAGAAGAGCTCAGGGATGGGGGTCTTTTGTACAAGGATAAGATTACAGTTATTCTGGGCTCTGAAGTGGAAACAATTGAAGATGGAGGAGGGAGAGCCCATTCCCTCTGTTATTTCCCTTATTTAGAACAAATGAGAATATTTTCAAAAGAAATGACACACTATATCAAAAATATCAATTTAAGTTCTCAATTATGTTATATGAATGCGAGGACCTTGTTGTCGATTGTTGAAAAAATAGGTGGAATTTTGATTCCTGCACATGCTTTTACTCCTCATAAAAGTTTTTATGGTAGTGTTTGCAATCGGTTAAGCGAAATATTTCCAGAAGACATGTTTAAAAAGATACCGGCCATCGAATTGGGTTTAAGTGCAGACTCAGATTTTGCATCGAGGATATTTGAGCTAAAAGAGAAGGCCTTTTTAAGTAATTCAGATGCCCATTCACTTTCAAAAATAGCAAGGGAATATAATATATTTAGAATGAAGTCTCCAACTTTTAGAGAATTAGTCTTAGCAATGAAAAGAGAAAATGGCAGGGAAATAAAAGCAAATTATGGTCTGGACCCACGCCTTGGGAAATATCACCGGACAAGATGTATGGAATGCAGTTATGTGTCGAAAGAAGAACCTCCTGTCTTAATATGTCCTAAATGTGGTGGGGAAAACGTAGTGTTAGGGGTTTTGGATAGAATTACTATAATACAGGATAGTCCTGATGGGTTGCCTGAACGAAAAAACAGCTATTTTTATCAGATTCCTTTAGAATTTATACCAAATATAGGGCCTAAAACAATAAGAATCTTATTAGACAATTTTGGCTCAGAAATGAATATTCTTCATAAGGTATCGGAACGAGAACTGGAAAAGGTTTTAGGAAGGAGTTTAGCGGAGAAAATAGTATATGCTAGAGAAGGAAAATTGGACATCATTCCCGGAGGAGGAGGAATCTATGGTAAGATAAGTATTTAA
- the spoIIM gene encoding stage II sporulation protein M, which translates to MTKLRRSFFDYIKENLFLYFIAILILVVGIVSGSISVKALNVQQKDNLINYINLFFQKVDINALNSKLVLKYSILNNLKLVSLIWVLGLTIIGIPFVMLILFIKGFILGFTVGFLIDELGFTGILFSTISLFPQNIIIIPSIVIIGVSALSFSLILLKNKRGAEKYSIIQQVTGYTILVSLMALIIILGCFIEAYISPVFMKMMLPYI; encoded by the coding sequence TTGACCAAACTAAGACGATCCTTTTTTGATTATATAAAGGAAAATCTTTTTTTATATTTTATCGCAATATTAATATTGGTTGTCGGAATTGTATCGGGTAGTATTTCTGTAAAGGCTTTGAATGTTCAACAGAAGGACAATCTTATTAATTATATAAATCTATTTTTTCAAAAGGTAGATATTAATGCCTTAAATAGTAAATTGGTATTGAAGTATTCAATTTTAAATAATTTAAAGCTTGTAAGCTTGATTTGGGTTTTGGGGTTGACAATAATCGGTATTCCTTTCGTTATGTTGATTTTATTTATAAAAGGATTCATTTTAGGTTTTACAGTAGGTTTTTTGATTGATGAACTTGGATTTACAGGAATATTATTTTCAACTATTTCATTATTTCCTCAAAACATTATAATAATTCCTTCCATCGTTATAATCGGAGTTTCAGCACTATCTTTTTCTTTAATACTTTTAAAAAACAAGAGAGGGGCAGAAAAATATAGTATAATTCAACAGGTTACAGGTTATACAATATTAGTTTCTTTAATGGCATTAATTATTATATTAGGGTGTTTTATTGAAGCATACATAAGCCCGGTTTTTATGAAAATGATGCTTCCCTATATATAA
- the xerD gene encoding site-specific tyrosine recombinase XerD yields the protein MLQLVNEFLTFLQVEKGLSKNTLDSYGRDLKKYIEFLKSQKILSFSETNRTIIISYFLQLQKKGHASSTISRNLASIRSFYQFLVRERYLDKDPTINLESPKLEKRLPKVLSIKEVDLLLEQPDIKKPLGLRDKAMLELLYATGIRVTELITLDITDVELDMGYIKCLGKGSKERIVPIGSEAVKFLEQYILTERKKLIKKREEKALFVNHHGYRLTRQGFWKIIKRYAKRAKINKQITPHTLRHSFATHLLENGADLRSVQELLGHADISTTQIYTHITKKRLREVYSKTHPRA from the coding sequence ATGTTACAGCTGGTAAATGAATTTTTAACTTTCCTGCAGGTTGAAAAGGGATTATCAAAGAATACTTTAGATTCATATGGGAGAGATTTAAAAAAATACATAGAATTTTTAAAAAGTCAAAAAATCCTAAGTTTTTCTGAAACTAATAGAACTATTATAATTTCATATTTTCTGCAGCTACAGAAAAAAGGCCATGCCAGTTCTACGATTTCGAGAAACTTAGCTTCCATTAGATCTTTTTATCAATTCCTGGTAAGGGAACGGTATCTTGATAAAGACCCCACAATTAATTTAGAATCCCCGAAACTTGAAAAAAGATTGCCTAAAGTTCTATCTATAAAAGAAGTGGATTTATTGCTTGAACAGCCAGATATAAAAAAACCCCTAGGCTTAAGAGATAAAGCTATGTTAGAATTATTGTATGCTACGGGGATAAGGGTCACAGAACTAATAACCTTGGATATCACAGATGTAGAGTTGGATATGGGTTACATAAAATGTTTAGGTAAAGGTTCAAAGGAGAGGATTGTACCTATAGGTTCTGAAGCCGTAAAATTTTTAGAACAGTACATATTAACTGAAAGGAAAAAATTAATTAAAAAAAGAGAAGAAAAGGCTTTATTTGTAAATCATCACGGTTATCGGTTAACTAGACAGGGTTTTTGGAAGATTATAAAGAGGTATGCAAAGAGAGCTAAAATAAATAAACAGATTACCCCTCATACTTTAAGACATTCCTTTGCAACTCATTTATTGGAAAATGGCGCTGATTTAAGATCTGTACAAGAACTTTTAGGTCATGCCGATATTTCCACGACCCAAATATATACCCATATCACTAAAAAACGATTAAGAGAAGTATACTCTAAAACTCATCCAAGGGCTTAA